In Oryza brachyantha chromosome 1, ObraRS2, whole genome shotgun sequence, the following are encoded in one genomic region:
- the LOC102712952 gene encoding FCS-Like Zinc finger 11-like, translating into MLRRMVSDQAADSAGGGEAGRVRGGGALFAVPRLLVGLAAKCGAQDGGEPASRSPTSPLDPKALLLRSPRSPRTWDAEPVGLGLVDALAAADDDAKNCLLSPRVGLLKSYASLPKDCGGGGGGRLRPELAKAMSCAAAPGASATTAGTSVPCSVFFHGDLKSGPEAATRSDDGAAHPNAKRRSFDLGGGKIPGPGSLPASIAAAAGVRRFIGSVSASEIEQSEDYTCIIARGPNPKTTHIFGGCILEPQTVDAGAATAMEVTEAAAESYWVVKCATGAGAGDDFLSSCFTCKKKLEGNDIYIYRGEKAFCSATCRDQEILIEEEAENTTTTTTTMGSPRSSWSSLHDEIFMAGMIVAT; encoded by the exons ATGCTGCGGAGGATGGTGTCCGACCAGGCGGCGGACTCCGCCGGCGGGGGAGAGGCGGGGAGGGTTCGTGGTGGTGGGGCGCTGTTCGCCGTGCCGCGGCTGTTGGTTGGGCTGGCGGCGAAGTGCGGGGCGCAGGACGGCGGGGAGCCGGCGTCGCGGAGCCCGACGTCGCCGCTGGACCCCAAGGCGCTCCTGCTCCGGTCGCCGCGGTCGCCGAGGACGTGGGACGCCGAGCCGGTCGGGCTCGGcctcgtcgacgccctcgccgccgccgacgacgatgcCAAGAACTGCCTCCTCAGCCCGCGCGTCGGGCTCCTCAAGTCGTACGCCTCGCTGCCCAAggactgcggcggcggcggcgggggacgTTTGCGCCCGGAGCTCGCCAAGGCGATGTCCTGCGCCGCGGCGCCCGGCGcgtccgccaccaccgccggcacGTCCGTGCCGTGCAGCGTCTTCTTCCACGGGGATCTGAAGTCTGGTCCGGAGGCGGCCACTCGATCGGATGATGGCGCCGCCCACCCCAATGCCAAGCGGCGCTCCTtcgacctcggcggcggcaagatCCCCGGGCCGGGGTCTCTGCCGGCgtcgatcgccgccgccgccggcgtccgccGGTTCATCGGTTCGGTCTCGGCGAGTGAGATCGAGCAGTCGGAGGACTACACCTGCATCATCGCTCGCGGCCCGAATCCCAAGACGACCCACATATTCGGGGGCTGCATTTTGGAGCCGCAGACggtcgacgccggcgccgccaccgccatggaAGTGACGGAAGCAGCCGCCGAGTCCTACTGGGTGGTGAAGtgcgccaccggcgccggcgccggcgatgacTTCTTGAGCTCCTGCTTCACTTGCAAGAAGAAGCTGGAGGGAAATGACATTTACATCTACCG TGGGGAGAAAGCATTCTGCAGCGCCACCTGCCGGGATCAAGAAATCCTGATCGAAGAGGAAGCCGagaacaccaccaccaccaccaccaccatgggATCCCCTCGATCCTCCTGGTCCTCTCTCCACGACGAAATCTTCATGGCGGGCATGATCGTCGCGACATGA
- the LOC102712682 gene encoding MAR-binding filament-like protein 1 isoform X1, whose translation MGYHLLVALSPPLAFRCQPSNGCCRRGRGRRGAAAVVASSYGDAGPSPSSAAAYVMARRAVLLGVSALPLLRAREAAAAAVATRSSGDLATVYGISLSQGFIRRKGVNFPRIDHQAQTCYKTFKIGRNTVICRPNEAMVDEKQDIPKPDEPQPGETQPEISLPEALQPESSLPVTQEQTPGNPLAGLLNAIAVVASGVLAGLYGTSQQEKKALESVISSMESKLAENEVAISSMRETYEKRLLDQQTTQKKQAMKFQEQEASLLDQLSSTKKAVTSLSEEFRREKTLAEELKEEIHQLESSLAQAGDDKDVLEAKLKEKLDAVNILQEKTSLLSQEIDNKDIRIRELSSLLSSKEADYHNLCSLLGQTKESLELAEAKIQQLEEEVHRTRNDLASKISSIDLLNEELQALNSAKNEAEGKLSKLTKDYTDLKASSEARESRDSELLLEKDNMIKQLDGKLSDALSDSSKDRETIAVLNKELDATKAMLENEVAAVKSLRESLQSKEESLTDSRSEVSKLSEELDEANRMNQELVLQISKLQDEFNKMQEDLTNKLGEVESVSKALSDELVSVKEMVQKGQEELEATSNELASIVEARDNLKKELLDAYKKLESTSQELVDERKTVTTLNRELEALVKQLQMDSEARKALEADLDEATKSLDEMNRSALSLSKELEETNSRKDTLEAEKEMLSKALAEQQKITTEAHENTEDAQNLISRLQTEKESFEMRARHLEEELALAKGEILRLRRQISTSRSQKAQTVPRTNASPEVSQAPKDEPVNDNQNTSKVAAGSQYTAKRTSRTRKGGAST comes from the exons ATGGGGTACCACCTCCTGgtcgcgctgtcgccgccgctcgcgtTCCGGTGCCAGCCTTCCAACGGCTGCTGCCGCCGTGGACGGGGGAGGCGGGGCGCGGCCGCAGTCGTCGCGTCGTCGTACGGGGATGCCGGCCCGTccccgtcgtcggcggcggcgtacgtTATGGCGCGGCGGGCCGTGCTCCTCGGCGTCTCGGCGCTCCCGCTCCTCCGCGCCCGGGaagccgcggccgccgcggtggccaCGCGAAGCAGCGGGGATCTCGCCACGG TTTATGGCATATCATTATCCCAAGGATTTATTAGAAGAAAGGGAGTCAATTTCCCAAGGATAGATCATCAAGCTCAGACTTGCTACAAAACTTTCAAGATTGGACGTAATACTGTCATATGTAGACCTAATGAGGCTATGGTTGATG AAAAGCAGGATATCCCAAAGCCTGATGAACCTCAGCCTGGGGAAACTCAACCTGAAATTTCTCTACCTGAAGCTCTGCAACCAGAATCATCCCTGCCCGTCACACAAGAACAAACTCCTGGGAATCCACTTGCTGGTCTTTTGAATGCAATTGCAGTTGTTGCCTCTGGCGTTCTTGCTGGACTGTATGGCACTTCTCAACAGGAAAAGAAGGCCCTGGAATCCGTCATCTCATCT ATGGAGAGTAAATTGGCAGAAAATGAGGTAGCGATCTCTTCGATGAGGGAAACCTACGAGAAAAGATTGCTGGATCAACAAACAACACAAAAGAAGCAAGCAATGAAGTTTCAGGAGCAGGAAGCCTCTCTTTTAGATCAGTTGTCTTCAACAAAAAAGGCAGTAACTTCCCTAAGTGAAGAATTCAGAAGGGAGAAGACACTGGCTGAGGAGCTTAAGGAAGAAATACATCAACTAGAGAGTAGTCTGGCACAAGCTGGGGATGACAAAGATGTTCTTGAAGCCAAACTGAAAGAAAAGTTGGATGCTGTCAACATTTTGCAGGAAAAGACAAGTTTGCTTAGCCAAGAAATTGATAATAAGGACATACGCATCAGGGAACTCAGCTCATTACTTTCGTCAAAGGAAGCAGACTACCATAATCTGTGCTCTCTCTTGGGCCAAACTAAGGAGAGCCTAGAACTTGCAGAAGCTAAAATACAGCAACTGGAGGAAGAGGTTCATAGAACTAGAAATGATCTTGCATCTAAGATATCTTCAATTGATTTACTGAATGAGGAACTTCAAGCATTGAACTCTGCAAAGAATGAAGCTGAGGGAAAACTAAGCAAGTTAACAAAAGATTATACAGACCTGAAGGCTTCTTCTGAAGCAAGAGAAAGTCGTGATTCTGAGCTGCTATTAGAAAAAGATAATATGATCAAACAGCTTGACGGAAAACTCTCTGATGCTTTAAGTGATTCTAGCAAAGACCGTGAAACCATCGCTGTGTTGAACAAGGAATTGGATGCCACCAAAGCAATGCTAGAGAATGAAGTTGCTGCAGTTAAAAGTTTAAGAGAATCGCTTCAATCCAAAGAAGAGTCACTGACAGATTCCAGAAGTGAGGTATCCAAACTTTCGGAGGAACTTGATGAAGCAAATAGAATGAATCAGGAACTAGTTCTGCAGATTTCTAAACTACAGGATGAGTTCAATAAAATGCAAGAGGATCTTACTAATAAACTAGGAGAGGTAGAGTCAGTATCGAAAGCTCTGTCTGATGAACTTGTCTCTGTTAAGGAGATGGTTCAGAAGGGACAGGAAGAACTTGAAGCCACTTCTAATGAGCTTGCATCCATTGTCGAAGCTCGTGACAACCTGAAGAAGGAATTGCTTGATGCGTACAAGAAGTTGGAATCCACCTCACAGGAGCTTGTCGATGAAAGGAAAACTGTCACTACTTTGAATAGGGAGCTTGAGGCTTTGGTGAAACAGCTACAGATGGATTCTGAAGCACGAAAAGCCCTTGAAGCAGACCTGGACGAAGCAACGAAATCACTAGATGAGATGAATAGGAGTGCATTATCACTATCAAAGGAGCTAGAAGAAACTAATTCTAGGAAGGACACTCTTGAAGCAGAGAAAGAAATGTTATCAAAAGCTCTTGCTGAGCAACAGAAAATCACAACTGAAGCTCATGAAAACACTGAGGATGCTCAGAATCTTATCTCTAGGCTTCAGACTGAGAAGGAGAGTTTTGAAATGAGGGCTAGACATCTTGAAGAGGAGTTGGCGTTAGCAAAGGGTGAGATATTGCGCCTAAGGAGACAGATTAGTACAAGCAGATCGCAGAAAGCACAAACTGTTCCAAGAACAAATGCATCTCCAGAGGTCAGTCAGGCTCCAAAGGACGAGCCAGTGAATGATAATCAGAATACCAGCAAAGTTGCTGCTGGTTCCCAATATACTGCAAAGAGGACGAGTAGGACAAGAAAAGGCGGGGCTTCAACATGA
- the LOC102712408 gene encoding leucine-rich repeat extensin-like protein 3, with product MRVVVVVVLLVACSAVAGIGGGAAALDFSGDGGGFGGEGVRTAAVAVDPGWRFPSSRMRDAYVALQTWKQEAIFSDPNNLTADWVGPEVCNYTGVFCAPLPSDKRVVAVAGVDLNHGDIAGYLPPELGLLGDLALLHLNSNRFCGVLPHTLRRLRLLHELDLSNNRFVGPFPRVVLDMPALRFLDLRFNDFEGGVPSQLFDKPLDAIFLNHNRFRFDLPDNFGNSPVSVIVLAHNSFGGCLPASLGNMSGTLNEILLINTGLSSCLPPEIGMLREVTVFDVSFNQLAGPLPSAVAGMRKVEQLDVAHNLLTGTIPQAVCELPRLKNFTFAYNFFTGEPPSCARVVPRDGDRTNCLPNRPAQRTPQQCAAFYARPPVNCAAFQCKPFAPAPPPPSPPPPSPPPLSPPPPSPPPPTPSPPPPSPPPPSPPPPSPPPPSPPPPSPPPPSPPPHSPPPPSPPPPAPIYHPPPPPASHPPCPQLPPPPPPPPPCGSTPALPPPPPPYYPGPWPPVHGVPYGSPPPPQQHPGSWPPVHGVQYGSPPPPPLH from the coding sequence atgagggttgttgttgttgttgtgctGCTCGTTGCCTGCTCGGCCGTCGCTGGCATCGGcgggggggcggcggcgttggaTTTCTCCGGCGATGGCGGAGGCTTCGGCGGGGAGGGGgtgaggacggcggcggtggcggtggaccCGGGGTGGCGGTTCCCGAGCTCCCGGATGCGGGACGCGTACGTGGCGCTGCAGACGTGGAAGCAGGAGGCCATCTTCTCCGACCCCAACAACCTCACCGCCGACTGGGTGGGGCCTGAGGTGTGCAACTACACCGGCGTGTTCTgcgcgccgctgccgtcggaTAAGCGggtggtcgccgtcgccggggtgGATCTTAACCACGGGGACATCGCCGGGTACCTCCCGCCGGAGCTCGGCCTGCTCGGTGACCTCGCGCTGCTGCACCTCAACTCGAATCGCTTCTGCGGCGTGCTCCCGCAcacgctccgccgcctccgcctcctccacgagCTCGATCTCAGCAACAACCGCTTCGTCGGCCCGTTCCCCAGGGTCGTGCTCGACATGCCAGCGCTCCGGTTCCTCGACCTCCGGTTCAACGACTTCGAGGGCGGCGTGCCGAGCCAGCTGTTCGACAAGCCGCTCGACGCCATCTTCCTAAACCACAACCGCTTCCGCTTCGACCTCCCGGACAACTTCGGCAACTCGCCGGTCTCCGTCATCGTCCTCGCGCACAACAGCTTCGGCGGCTGCCTCCCGGCGAGCCTCGGCAACATGTCCGGGACGCTCAACGAGATCTTGCTCATCAACACCGGGCTCAGCTCCTGCCTGCCGCCGGAGATCGGGATGCTGCGGGAGGTGACGGTGTTCGACGTGAGCTTCAACCAGCTCGCCGGCCCGCTGCCGTCGGCGGTGGCTGGGATGAGGAAGGTCGAACAGCTGGACGTCGCGCACAACCTGCTCACCGGCACGATACCGCAGGCGGTGTGCGAGCTGCCGCGACTCAAGAACTTCACCTTCGCGTACAACTTCTTCACCGGCGAGCCGCCGTCCTGCGCGCGCGTCGTGCCGCGGGACGGTGACCGGACCAACTGCCTCCCGAACCGCCCCGCCCAGCGGACGCCGCAGCAGTGCGCCGCGTTCTACGCCCGTCCTCCCGTCAACTGCGCCGCGTTCCAGTGCAAACCCTTCGCCCCGGCCCCTCCTCCAccttcgccaccgccgccttcccctcctccactttcgccaccaccgccatcCCCTCCTCCACCTACGCCTTCACCGCCCCCGCCATCCCCACCGCCACcatcccctccgccaccatcgccacccccgccatcaccaccgccgccttcaccacctccgccgtcaccgcctccaCATTCACCACCTCCGCCATCGCCTCCACCGCCTGCGCCAATCTACcacccaccgccaccaccggccTCACATCCACCATGTCCCCagctaccgccgccgccgccgccaccgccaccctgTGGCTCAACGCCAGcattgccaccaccaccaccaccatattACCCCGGCCCATGGCCACCAGTCCATGGAGTACCATATGGatcaccacctcctcctcaacAACACCCTGGCTCATGGCCACCCGTCCATGGCGTACAATATGgatcaccaccacctcctccgctccATTGA
- the LOC102712682 gene encoding MAR-binding filament-like protein 1 isoform X2, translating to MGYHLLVALSPPLAFRCQPSNGCCRRGRGRRGAAAVVASSYGDAGPSPSSAAAYVMARRAVLLGVSALPLLRAREAAAAAVATRSSGDLATEKQDIPKPDEPQPGETQPEISLPEALQPESSLPVTQEQTPGNPLAGLLNAIAVVASGVLAGLYGTSQQEKKALESVISSMESKLAENEVAISSMRETYEKRLLDQQTTQKKQAMKFQEQEASLLDQLSSTKKAVTSLSEEFRREKTLAEELKEEIHQLESSLAQAGDDKDVLEAKLKEKLDAVNILQEKTSLLSQEIDNKDIRIRELSSLLSSKEADYHNLCSLLGQTKESLELAEAKIQQLEEEVHRTRNDLASKISSIDLLNEELQALNSAKNEAEGKLSKLTKDYTDLKASSEARESRDSELLLEKDNMIKQLDGKLSDALSDSSKDRETIAVLNKELDATKAMLENEVAAVKSLRESLQSKEESLTDSRSEVSKLSEELDEANRMNQELVLQISKLQDEFNKMQEDLTNKLGEVESVSKALSDELVSVKEMVQKGQEELEATSNELASIVEARDNLKKELLDAYKKLESTSQELVDERKTVTTLNRELEALVKQLQMDSEARKALEADLDEATKSLDEMNRSALSLSKELEETNSRKDTLEAEKEMLSKALAEQQKITTEAHENTEDAQNLISRLQTEKESFEMRARHLEEELALAKGEILRLRRQISTSRSQKAQTVPRTNASPEVSQAPKDEPVNDNQNTSKVAAGSQYTAKRTSRTRKGGAST from the exons ATGGGGTACCACCTCCTGgtcgcgctgtcgccgccgctcgcgtTCCGGTGCCAGCCTTCCAACGGCTGCTGCCGCCGTGGACGGGGGAGGCGGGGCGCGGCCGCAGTCGTCGCGTCGTCGTACGGGGATGCCGGCCCGTccccgtcgtcggcggcggcgtacgtTATGGCGCGGCGGGCCGTGCTCCTCGGCGTCTCGGCGCTCCCGCTCCTCCGCGCCCGGGaagccgcggccgccgcggtggccaCGCGAAGCAGCGGGGATCTCGCCACGG AAAAGCAGGATATCCCAAAGCCTGATGAACCTCAGCCTGGGGAAACTCAACCTGAAATTTCTCTACCTGAAGCTCTGCAACCAGAATCATCCCTGCCCGTCACACAAGAACAAACTCCTGGGAATCCACTTGCTGGTCTTTTGAATGCAATTGCAGTTGTTGCCTCTGGCGTTCTTGCTGGACTGTATGGCACTTCTCAACAGGAAAAGAAGGCCCTGGAATCCGTCATCTCATCT ATGGAGAGTAAATTGGCAGAAAATGAGGTAGCGATCTCTTCGATGAGGGAAACCTACGAGAAAAGATTGCTGGATCAACAAACAACACAAAAGAAGCAAGCAATGAAGTTTCAGGAGCAGGAAGCCTCTCTTTTAGATCAGTTGTCTTCAACAAAAAAGGCAGTAACTTCCCTAAGTGAAGAATTCAGAAGGGAGAAGACACTGGCTGAGGAGCTTAAGGAAGAAATACATCAACTAGAGAGTAGTCTGGCACAAGCTGGGGATGACAAAGATGTTCTTGAAGCCAAACTGAAAGAAAAGTTGGATGCTGTCAACATTTTGCAGGAAAAGACAAGTTTGCTTAGCCAAGAAATTGATAATAAGGACATACGCATCAGGGAACTCAGCTCATTACTTTCGTCAAAGGAAGCAGACTACCATAATCTGTGCTCTCTCTTGGGCCAAACTAAGGAGAGCCTAGAACTTGCAGAAGCTAAAATACAGCAACTGGAGGAAGAGGTTCATAGAACTAGAAATGATCTTGCATCTAAGATATCTTCAATTGATTTACTGAATGAGGAACTTCAAGCATTGAACTCTGCAAAGAATGAAGCTGAGGGAAAACTAAGCAAGTTAACAAAAGATTATACAGACCTGAAGGCTTCTTCTGAAGCAAGAGAAAGTCGTGATTCTGAGCTGCTATTAGAAAAAGATAATATGATCAAACAGCTTGACGGAAAACTCTCTGATGCTTTAAGTGATTCTAGCAAAGACCGTGAAACCATCGCTGTGTTGAACAAGGAATTGGATGCCACCAAAGCAATGCTAGAGAATGAAGTTGCTGCAGTTAAAAGTTTAAGAGAATCGCTTCAATCCAAAGAAGAGTCACTGACAGATTCCAGAAGTGAGGTATCCAAACTTTCGGAGGAACTTGATGAAGCAAATAGAATGAATCAGGAACTAGTTCTGCAGATTTCTAAACTACAGGATGAGTTCAATAAAATGCAAGAGGATCTTACTAATAAACTAGGAGAGGTAGAGTCAGTATCGAAAGCTCTGTCTGATGAACTTGTCTCTGTTAAGGAGATGGTTCAGAAGGGACAGGAAGAACTTGAAGCCACTTCTAATGAGCTTGCATCCATTGTCGAAGCTCGTGACAACCTGAAGAAGGAATTGCTTGATGCGTACAAGAAGTTGGAATCCACCTCACAGGAGCTTGTCGATGAAAGGAAAACTGTCACTACTTTGAATAGGGAGCTTGAGGCTTTGGTGAAACAGCTACAGATGGATTCTGAAGCACGAAAAGCCCTTGAAGCAGACCTGGACGAAGCAACGAAATCACTAGATGAGATGAATAGGAGTGCATTATCACTATCAAAGGAGCTAGAAGAAACTAATTCTAGGAAGGACACTCTTGAAGCAGAGAAAGAAATGTTATCAAAAGCTCTTGCTGAGCAACAGAAAATCACAACTGAAGCTCATGAAAACACTGAGGATGCTCAGAATCTTATCTCTAGGCTTCAGACTGAGAAGGAGAGTTTTGAAATGAGGGCTAGACATCTTGAAGAGGAGTTGGCGTTAGCAAAGGGTGAGATATTGCGCCTAAGGAGACAGATTAGTACAAGCAGATCGCAGAAAGCACAAACTGTTCCAAGAACAAATGCATCTCCAGAGGTCAGTCAGGCTCCAAAGGACGAGCCAGTGAATGATAATCAGAATACCAGCAAAGTTGCTGCTGGTTCCCAATATACTGCAAAGAGGACGAGTAGGACAAGAAAAGGCGGGGCTTCAACATGA